A window from Pleuronectes platessa chromosome 6, fPlePla1.1, whole genome shotgun sequence encodes these proteins:
- the LOC128441924 gene encoding cadherin-like protein 26 has protein sequence MSPKGLSVANPLPAGIVGCRTLTRAVLTLSEHSHRAHWTEWITMRTFSLLLLVALAALAESGHGKHTKRAKRELLLRSKRRWVLSTIDLREEDPVMGEKTLVSKMYNDKKTHDEHDSQFHLSGKGVDDGFFKIDPKDGRVFLLKKIDREETPHFEMKFEILTDGVAIDDPLTIVVDIEDINDNAPIFKNLPLIFNVKENTKGILPVELDVCDKDQEDTPNSKVTIRMLKQEPAEPKIELKQLNNTRAQLTFKGCFDYDKIKTYKVTVEAKDHGKGFLSSTAVVTLNVVDTNTHPPKFKNKKFYGEVFESQLKKNVLRVEVEDKDTMNTPGWRAKYFFVDKKEEEFFQIETDPKTNEGILHFIKEKHYERTINITLEIGVENEEPLFVCADKSTGTVTLPPIDKIYVTIKMFEVNDAPQFEQEKIEVYLKEEEEPQEFSFKPTVTDPDSDIENIRFVLTEDPAGWLTVDPITGKVRSVKKMDRESPFVEKGIYKAVICAIDDGEPPANSTCSLLFRLGDVNDNKPKLASKSVIMCGNKGNKAMVPVIDPDDPPYSGPFAFSLGGDDTNLEQQWKLDPDVGMEGGLVSLTPLAYGNYSVPLKIEDQQGMGAQDTVNVIVCDCGEADVCPARGPLSTSLGAAGVGLIILGLLIFLLLLLVFICQYGQGAMKHITLPYDEGNQTLMKYNEEGGGAASTAMPTMPWLSSNGVTVTDSLKQASGQINREDQVMIKNVGKYNTAGSIMSHSNMSAMEMHQWENRRFLGGQSMNLSRKTSRSNSYRVPMKGGSSRYMQSFSMRSNIFLPDLIERKVYLVDGDIIDHPMHQPFEYDYEGQNSECQSLDKLSLSNLGDDTEFLNDLGPKFMTLGNICHQTTCAPDNNTQI, from the exons atGTCCCCTAAGGGTCTAAGTGTAG CCAACCCGCTGCCTGCAGGTATTGTGGGCTGTCGCACTCTAACTCGAGCTGTATTGACTCTTTCTGAGCACTCCCATAGAGCACATTGGACAGAGTGGATCACGATGAGGACTTTTTCCCTGCTTCTGCTG GTTGCATTAGCAGCCCTGGCAGAGTCTGGCCATGGGAAGCACACGAAGCGTGCTAAGCGG GAGCTTTTGCTGCGTTCCAAAAGAAGGTGGGTTTTGTCTACGATCGATCTAAGAGAGGAAGATCCTGTcatgggggaaaaaacacttGTGTCAAAG ATGTATAATGACAAGAAAACACACGACGAGCATGACTCACAGTTCCATCTCAGTGGAAAGGGTGTGGATGATGGCTTTTTTAAAATCGATCCAAAAGACGGCAGGGTgtttctcttaaaaaaaattgacagaGAGGAAACCCCCCATTTCGAG ATGAAGTTTGAAATCTTAACGGACGGCGTTGCAATAGACGATCCCCTAACTATAGTTGTAGATATAGAGGACATCAATGACAATGCACCTATTTTTAAGAATCTTCCCCTGATTTTCAATGTAAAGGAGAACACAAAGG GGATCTTGCCAGTGGAGCTGGACGTTTGTGACAAGGATCAGGAGGACACGCCTAACTCTAAAGTCACCATCCGTATGCTTAAACAGGAACCGGCAGAGCCCAAGATTGAGTTGAAACAGCTCAATAACACAAGGGCCCAGCTCACATTTAAAGGATGTTTTGACTACGAT AAAATCAAGACATATAAAGTTACGGTTGAAGCAAAAGATCATGGGAAAGGATTTTTATCCTCCACTGCTGTTGTTACTCTCAATGTTGTTGACACAAACACCCATCCACCAAAGTTCAAGAACAAAAAG TTCTATGGTGAGGTGTTTGAATCACAGCTCAAAAAGAACGTCTTGAGAGTCGAAGTAGAAGACAAAGACACTATGAACACTCCTGGATGGCGGGCCAAATATTTCTTTGTTgacaaaaaagaggaagaatttTTCCAAATTGAAACTGACCCCAAAACAAATGAAGGTATTCTGCACTTCATTAAG GAAAAGCATTATGAGAGGACAATTAATATAACCTTGGAGATCGGAGTAGAGAACGAAGAACCCCTTTTCGTTTGTGCAGACAAATCAACCGGCACCGTCACACTTCCACCTATAGATAAAATCTACGtcacaataaaaatgtttgaagTCAATGACGCACCGCAGTTTGAGCAAGAGAAAATTGAAGTGTACctaaaggaagaggaggagccgcaGGAGTTTTCTTTCAAACCAACGGTTACTGATCCGGACTCTGACATAGAAAACATCAG GTTTGTGCTAACAGAAGATCCAGCGGGTTGGCTGACCGTTGACCCGATTACAGGAAAAGTCAGATCGGTGAAGAAAATGGACAGAGAATCACCCTTTGTTGAGAAGGGCATTTACAAAGCAGTCATCTGCGCAATTGATGACG GTGAACCTCCAGCCAACAGTACATGCTCGCTGCTGTTCCGCCTGGGGGATGTCAATGACAACAAGCCAAAGCTGGCAAGCAAAAGTGTCATTATGTGTGGAAACAAGGGCAACAAGGCCATGGTGCCTGTCATAGACCCAGATGATCCTCCATACAGTGGGCCCTTTGCCTTTTCTCTGGGAGGTGATGACACAAATCTGGAGCAACAATGGAAACTAGACCCTGATGTCG GTATGGAAGGCGGCCTTGTTAGCCTGACGCCACTTGCTTATGGCAACTACTCTGTGCCACTGAAGATTGAGGACCAACAGGGAATGGGCGCACAAGATACAGTCAATGTGATAGTGTGCGACTGTGGAGAAGCAGACGTTTGCCCAGCCAGAGGGCCGCTATCAACCAGCCTCGGGGCCGCTGGTGTTGGATTGATTATTTTGGGATTGCTCATATTTTTAT tgctgCTACTCGTCTTTATATGTCAGTATGGACAAGGGGCGATGAAACACATCACCCTCCCGTACGATGAGGGCAACCAGACCCTTATGAAGTACAACGAAGAAGGAGGCGGcgctgcaagcaca GCTATGCCCACTATGCCCTGGCTATCTTCAAATGGTGTAACTGTGACAGACAGCCTGAAACAGGCCAGTGGGCAG ataaacagagaggatcaggTCATGATCAAGAATGTGGGTAAATACAACACTGCAGGGTCCATCATG AGTCATTCTAACATGAGCGCAATGGAAATGCATCAGTGGGAAAATCGCAGATTTCTTGGAGGTCAGAGCATG AACTTATCAAGGAAAACAAGCAGGAGCAACAGCTACCGG GTACCCATGAAGGGAGGCTCCAGCAGGTACATGCAGTCTTTCAGCATGCGGTCAAATATATTCCTTCCTGATCTCATCGAAAGG AAAGTCTACCTGGTTGATGGAGACATTATCGACCACCCGATGCATCAGCCCTTTGAATATGACTACGAGGGTCAGAACAGCGAATGCCAGTCACTGGATAAGCTGTCCCTCAGCAACCTGGGAGATGATACAGAGTTTCTGAATGATTTAGGGCCAAAGTTCATGACCTTGGGCAACATCTGTCACCAAACAACATGTGCCccagacaacaacacacagatttGA
- the LOC128441785 gene encoding dysbindin isoform X1, producing the protein MSSTGSTNHNKRLASETDNSQRLLDNDSTVQLKMRERQRFFEEVYQHDVDNYLPSAHLQIDSRKPPMGSISSMEVNVDVLEQMDLMDVSDQEALDVFLNSGSGAEDGALASPLPECEDDDEEEEDEDAEVVYRERAPLKRQNEVHRGTKSRMSSTSSGSSDTSGAGEDTPVIQSDDEEVHADTLLLTSAPQTRDEETEEEDEEERGLAREGRGV; encoded by the exons ATGTCGTCCACCGGGTCGACCAACCACAACAAGCGACTGGCAT CGGAGACAGACAACTCTCAGCGGTTGTTGGATAACGATTCCACCGTGCAGCTGAAGATGAGGGAGCGACAGCGTTTCTTTGAGGAGGTCTACCAGCACGATGTCGATAACTACTTGCCCTCTGCTCACTTGCAGATCGACAGCAGGAAAC CTCCAATGGGCAGTATCTCATCTATGGAAGTGAATGTGGATGTCCTGGAGCAGATGGACTTGATGGATGTATCTGACCAGGAGGCTCTAGATGTGTTTCTAAACTCGGGCTCTGGAGCAGAGGATGGAGCGCTGGCTTCCCCACTGCCAG AGTGTGAGGATgacgacgaagaggaggaggatgaagacgcAGAGGTGGTCTACAGGGAGCGTGCGCCTTTGAAACGGCAAAACGAAGTCCACCGCGGCACCAAGTCTCGCATGTCGTCCACATCGTCTGGTTCCAGTGACACCAGTGGGGCCGGAGAGGACACGCCTGTGATCCAGTCTGACGATGAGGAAGTCCACGCGGACACTCTGCTGCTGACCTCTGCTCCCCAAACCAGGGatgaagaaacagaggaggaagatgaggaggaaagaggCCTTGCGAGAGAGGGCAGAGGAGTCTGA
- the LOC128441785 gene encoding dysbindin isoform X2, whose translation MRERQRFFEEVYQHDVDNYLPSAHLQIDSRKPPMGSISSMEVNVDVLEQMDLMDVSDQEALDVFLNSGSGAEDGALASPLPECEDDDEEEEDEDAEVVYRERAPLKRQNEVHRGTKSRMSSTSSGSSDTSGAGEDTPVIQSDDEEVHADTLLLTSAPQTRDEETEEEDEEERGLAREGRGV comes from the exons ATGAGGGAGCGACAGCGTTTCTTTGAGGAGGTCTACCAGCACGATGTCGATAACTACTTGCCCTCTGCTCACTTGCAGATCGACAGCAGGAAAC CTCCAATGGGCAGTATCTCATCTATGGAAGTGAATGTGGATGTCCTGGAGCAGATGGACTTGATGGATGTATCTGACCAGGAGGCTCTAGATGTGTTTCTAAACTCGGGCTCTGGAGCAGAGGATGGAGCGCTGGCTTCCCCACTGCCAG AGTGTGAGGATgacgacgaagaggaggaggatgaagacgcAGAGGTGGTCTACAGGGAGCGTGCGCCTTTGAAACGGCAAAACGAAGTCCACCGCGGCACCAAGTCTCGCATGTCGTCCACATCGTCTGGTTCCAGTGACACCAGTGGGGCCGGAGAGGACACGCCTGTGATCCAGTCTGACGATGAGGAAGTCCACGCGGACACTCTGCTGCTGACCTCTGCTCCCCAAACCAGGGatgaagaaacagaggaggaagatgaggaggaaagaggCCTTGCGAGAGAGGGCAGAGGAGTCTGA